Proteins found in one Aquibium microcysteis genomic segment:
- a CDS encoding GFA family protein: MSLDNMPRYSGGCQCGAVRFRVTGAMGDASVCHCRMCQKAAGNFYLPLVSVGKAKLEWTRGARKRFASSNEVFRGFCGDCGTPLTFEAPDGIALAIGAFDEPEEIAPKVQWGTEAKLPYVDGVHTLPGHDTMGDVSSASYLTRLVSFQHPDHDTDDWSPAKGTNP; this comes from the coding sequence ATGAGTCTCGATAACATGCCCCGCTATTCGGGCGGCTGCCAGTGCGGTGCGGTGCGGTTCCGGGTGACCGGGGCGATGGGCGATGCTTCGGTGTGCCATTGCCGGATGTGCCAGAAGGCGGCGGGCAATTTCTACCTGCCGCTGGTCTCGGTCGGCAAGGCGAAACTCGAATGGACGCGCGGGGCGCGCAAGCGGTTCGCGTCGTCGAACGAGGTCTTCCGGGGCTTCTGCGGCGATTGCGGCACGCCGCTGACCTTCGAGGCGCCGGACGGCATCGCGCTCGCCATCGGCGCCTTCGACGAGCCGGAGGAGATCGCGCCGAAGGTGCAGTGGGGCACGGAGGCGAAGCTGCCCTATGTCGACGGCGTCCACACGCTGCCCGGGCACGACACCATGGGCGACGTGTCGTCGGCGTCGTACCTGACGCGGCTCGTCTCGTTCCAGCACCCCGACCACGACACCGACGACTGGTCCCCCGCGAAAGGCACGAACCCATGA
- a CDS encoding endonuclease domain-containing protein: MPHTPPPPQNRPRAKAMRRRMTDAELKFWNAVRAHRLMGMGFRRQFPIGPYIVDFACPAYRIIVEIDGSQHGDDQAIRKDAVRSRFLGECGWTILRFTNADALTGLDDLCLHVITVAGLVRPAPIQHEGAHP, encoded by the coding sequence ATGCCGCACACACCTCCCCCGCCGCAGAACCGCCCCCGCGCCAAGGCCATGCGCAGGCGCATGACCGATGCGGAGCTGAAGTTCTGGAACGCCGTGCGCGCTCATCGGCTTATGGGGATGGGCTTCAGGCGCCAGTTCCCGATCGGTCCATACATCGTCGACTTCGCCTGCCCCGCCTACAGGATCATCGTCGAGATCGACGGCAGCCAGCATGGTGATGATCAGGCCATCCGCAAGGATGCCGTCCGGTCCAGGTTCCTCGGGGAGTGCGGCTGGACCATCCTGCGTTTCACCAACGCCGACGCCCTCACCGGCCTCGACGATCTCTGCCTGCACGTGATCACGGTCGCCGGCCTTGTCCGGCCCGCACCCATCCAGCACGAGGGAGCCCACCCATGA
- the cysS gene encoding cysteine--tRNA ligase yields the protein MSEGLRLYNTLTRAKEPFAPIDPANVRMYVCGPTVYDYAHIGNARPAIVFDVLFRLLRHVHGADNVTYVRNITDVDDKINARALRDFGAEIEAGTLSLNEAIRKVTETTYDQYQKDVAALGCLPPTEQPRATEHIPQMRALIDRLVERGVAYVAEDHVLFSPKAMNGRPGLRYGSLSKRPFDEMLAGARVDVASYKRDEMDFVLWKPSKPGEPGWPSPAGIAVDGRPGWHIECSAMSMAKLLEPYGGGLTCDDPTKNMFDIHGGGLDLIFPHHENEIAQSCCALGTEAMATVWMHNGFVQVEGRKMSKSEGNFVTIHDLLETDRFGGRKWPGEVLRLAMLMTHYREPIDFSVRRLEEALSMWTRWARALAEPHDPELQVPSEFIEAVGNDLDLAAAFRLISRYDSAAFRSGLTGHESDGEIEARRREGASKLAAALKFLGIDWASGMTEREETVIRKVVQHRLAFIAQKNWAEADRIRDELLAQGIQLKDGKDPVTGARVTTWEVRR from the coding sequence ATGTCCGAGGGACTTCGCCTCTACAACACGCTGACGCGCGCCAAGGAGCCGTTCGCGCCGATCGACCCCGCCAACGTGCGCATGTATGTCTGCGGCCCGACGGTCTACGACTACGCCCATATCGGCAATGCGCGGCCGGCGATCGTGTTCGACGTGCTGTTCCGGCTGCTCAGGCACGTCCACGGGGCGGACAACGTCACCTATGTCCGCAACATCACCGACGTCGACGACAAGATCAACGCGCGGGCGCTGCGCGATTTCGGCGCCGAGATCGAGGCCGGGACGCTGTCGCTCAACGAGGCGATCCGCAAGGTGACGGAGACGACCTACGACCAGTACCAGAAGGACGTGGCCGCGCTCGGCTGCCTGCCGCCGACGGAGCAGCCGCGGGCGACGGAGCACATCCCGCAGATGCGCGCGCTGATCGACCGGCTGGTCGAGCGCGGCGTGGCCTACGTGGCCGAGGACCACGTGCTGTTTTCGCCGAAGGCCATGAACGGCCGCCCGGGCCTGCGCTACGGCTCGCTGTCGAAGCGCCCCTTCGACGAGATGCTGGCCGGCGCCCGCGTCGACGTGGCCTCCTACAAGCGCGACGAGATGGACTTCGTGCTCTGGAAGCCGTCGAAGCCGGGGGAACCCGGCTGGCCCTCGCCTGCCGGCATCGCCGTCGACGGGCGTCCCGGCTGGCACATCGAGTGCTCGGCCATGTCGATGGCCAAGCTGCTCGAGCCCTATGGCGGCGGCCTGACCTGCGACGACCCGACGAAGAACATGTTCGACATCCATGGCGGCGGGCTCGACCTCATCTTCCCCCACCACGAGAACGAGATCGCCCAGTCCTGCTGCGCGCTGGGCACCGAGGCGATGGCGACGGTGTGGATGCACAACGGCTTCGTGCAGGTCGAGGGCCGCAAGATGTCGAAGAGCGAGGGGAATTTCGTCACGATCCATGATTTGCTGGAGACGGACAGGTTCGGGGGGCGGAAGTGGCCGGGCGAGGTGCTGCGGCTGGCGATGCTGATGACGCATTATCGCGAGCCGATCGATTTCAGCGTGCGGCGGCTGGAGGAGGCACTCTCAATGTGGACCCGCTGGGCACGCGCACTGGCAGAGCCTCATGATCCCGAACTCCAAGTTCCGTCAGAGTTCATCGAAGCGGTGGGTAACGACCTGGATCTGGCGGCAGCGTTTCGTTTGATTTCGCGATACGATTCAGCTGCTTTCAGGAGCGGACTTACCGGGCACGAAAGTGACGGCGAGATCGAGGCGAGACGCCGGGAGGGCGCGAGCAAGCTCGCAGCCGCTCTAAAGTTCCTGGGCATTGACTGGGCATCTGGGATGACGGAACGGGAAGAGACGGTAATTCGCAAAGTCGTCCAACACCGCCTCGCCTTCATCGCCCAGAAGAACTGGGCCGAGGCCGACCGGATCCGCGACGAGCTGCTGGCGCAGGGGATCCAGCTGAAGGACGGGAAGGATCCCGTGACCGGCGCGCGGGTGACGACGTGGGAGGTGAGGCGGTGA
- a CDS encoding transcriptional regulator, translated as MQRTATQADSERAKAGPQLDKFRTIGPAAVLAALVCSHKKTKQSGVAPATGPLSSHKDTD; from the coding sequence ATGCAACGCACCGCCACCCAGGCCGACAGCGAACGCGCCAAGGCCGGCCCCCAGCTCGACAAGTTCCGCACCATCGGCCCTGCCGCCGTCCTGGCGGCGCTCGTCTGCTCTCACAAGAAGACGAAGCAGTCCGGTGTCGCCCCGGCGACGGGTCCGCTGTCGTCCCACAAGGACACCGACTGA
- a CDS encoding SOS response-associated peptidase, giving the protein MCGRFTLAATPEEVAAFLATLELEAFPPRYNIAPTQPILLAMAGPPREPGSNLPDRVALLVRWGLIPGWCKDPKALPLLINARSETAAEKNAFRAAMRHRRALIPATGFYEWKREGKAKQAYLIRPKGGGLMAFGALMETYAEPGGGEIDTGAILTTAANDQIAEIHDRMPVVIRPADFARWLDCRGREPRDVADLLAPVEPGFFEAIAISDKVNKVANTGPDIQEPIASAKPAAVLVPKAARNPAPPADQLKLF; this is encoded by the coding sequence ATGTGCGGACGGTTCACATTGGCGGCGACGCCGGAAGAGGTGGCGGCGTTCCTGGCGACGCTGGAGCTCGAGGCCTTTCCGCCGCGCTACAACATCGCGCCGACGCAGCCGATCCTGCTCGCCATGGCGGGACCGCCGCGCGAGCCGGGCTCGAACCTGCCCGACCGGGTGGCGCTGCTGGTGCGGTGGGGGCTGATCCCGGGGTGGTGCAAGGACCCCAAGGCGCTGCCGCTCCTGATCAATGCGCGCTCGGAGACGGCGGCCGAGAAGAACGCCTTCCGCGCCGCCATGCGGCATCGCCGCGCGCTGATCCCGGCGACGGGGTTCTACGAGTGGAAGCGCGAGGGGAAGGCCAAGCAGGCCTATCTGATCCGGCCGAAGGGCGGCGGGCTGATGGCGTTCGGCGCGCTGATGGAGACCTATGCGGAGCCGGGCGGCGGCGAGATCGACACCGGCGCGATCCTGACGACCGCTGCGAACGACCAGATCGCCGAAATCCACGACCGCATGCCGGTGGTGATCCGCCCGGCGGACTTTGCGCGCTGGCTGGATTGCCGCGGCCGGGAGCCGCGCGACGTGGCCGACCTGCTCGCCCCGGTCGAGCCCGGCTTCTTCGAGGCGATCGCGATTTCGGACAAGGTGAACAAGGTGGCCAACACCGGCCCCGACATCCAGGAGCCGATCGCCAGCGCGAAGCCGGCGGCCGTCCTGGTGCCGAAGGCGGCCCGGAACCCCGCGCCGCCCGCCGATCAGCTCAAGCTGTTCTGA
- a CDS encoding TIGR00730 family Rossman fold protein codes for MSTIRSICVYCGSSPGRQSLYVEAGKALGRSIAQAGLRLVYGGGTKGIMGAVADGAMAAGGPVTGIIPRFLMTKERTASDLDRLDELVITEDMHQRKHMMFEKSDAFVALPGGIGTLEEIVEIMTWAQLGRHRKPIVFANLDGFWNPMTALLDHMRAEGFVHTGHLVQPLIVDAVADVVPAIVETARAAAAEAEGDAGVIGRL; via the coding sequence ATGAGCACGATTCGTTCCATCTGCGTCTACTGCGGTTCCTCGCCGGGCCGGCAATCCCTCTATGTCGAGGCCGGCAAGGCGCTCGGGCGCTCGATCGCGCAGGCCGGGCTCAGGCTGGTCTATGGCGGCGGCACCAAGGGCATCATGGGCGCGGTGGCCGACGGCGCGATGGCGGCCGGCGGCCCGGTGACCGGCATCATCCCGCGCTTCCTGATGACCAAGGAGCGGACCGCCTCCGATCTCGACCGGCTGGACGAACTCGTGATCACCGAGGACATGCACCAGCGCAAGCACATGATGTTCGAGAAATCCGACGCCTTCGTGGCGCTGCCGGGCGGCATCGGCACGCTGGAGGAGATCGTCGAGATCATGACCTGGGCGCAGCTCGGCCGCCACCGCAAGCCGATCGTCTTCGCCAATCTCGACGGCTTCTGGAACCCGATGACGGCCCTGCTCGACCACATGCGCGCGGAGGGTTTCGTGCACACGGGACACCTGGTGCAGCCGCTGATCGTGGACGCCGTTGCGGACGTCGTGCCGGCGATCGTGGAGACGGCGCGGGCGGCGGCGGCTGAGGCTGAAGGGGATGCGGGCGTGATCGGGCGGCTGTGA
- a CDS encoding LysM peptidoglycan-binding domain-containing protein: MNSPLQVLLFLIGGLATVGGVAYYVDGPGRSSPVEAPQVASLPAEGTAPAAAPEAAPAAAPEGAAVPQPQAVADPQVSVPTFDLLRVEPDGSMVIAGRAAPQSAIEVVVGSSVIARTTANADQDFVVVLDEPLKPGNYQIVLRATSPDNVVATSLETALVSVPDSPSGEVLALVEEPGKASRLITVPEGGTPPADLAGTPAPAAADAPNAAPAAEPAAPETEVAAAPAPADQTVAAAAAPAADAPASEAAPAGAVTAEAKPAAEAGAPAATAAAEAPAVAAAPEAAPTAAAASPADGQAAPAGEAVAEAAAPEAPAAGAAPVASAGSDAPSAAGTAPATAAASAEPAAAGEAQVAMVDPAAPAEPAEPAAPAPTGAEQPAVRVEAVEIEGRTVFVAGMASPGLTVRVYANAILLGEAVASEAGRFLIETERDLPVGDYIVRADLIADGGRKVVARAAVPFQREAGESIAAVAAPPPAVGQATVAEPAAPPADTAAQPAAPAAQPADGTAPQVAAADPAQPTAEKPADTAAAAPQPAAPAADAAAPQPAAPAAPAADAAAQPAAPAAEPAAPAAQPADGTVPQVAAADPAQPTAEKPAAEMAAAQPAAPAAEPAAPAAQPADGTAPQVAAADPAQPTAEKPSPGIAAAESQPAAQPATPAAEAAAEPATSAAEPAATGTEPAAPAAPQMAAADPARPTAEKPAEMAAAAQPAAPAAEAAAEPAATAAEPAATGTEPATPAAPQVAAADPQPTAEKPAADVAAATEPASDGVVTVMAAPLQSVDGSVIIRRGDTLWRISRRVYGRGVRYSTIYLANQEQIEDPDRIWPGQVFRVPDKTTEGEAADLEAMGAQVVTPAPATAAQ, from the coding sequence GTGAATTCTCCCTTGCAGGTGCTGCTCTTCCTCATCGGCGGTCTCGCCACCGTGGGAGGGGTCGCCTATTACGTCGACGGCCCGGGCCGGAGCTCGCCCGTCGAAGCGCCGCAGGTCGCGTCCCTTCCCGCCGAGGGCACGGCGCCCGCGGCGGCTCCCGAGGCCGCACCCGCGGCTGCCCCGGAGGGGGCCGCCGTGCCGCAGCCGCAAGCCGTTGCGGATCCACAGGTTTCCGTGCCGACCTTCGATCTGCTGCGCGTCGAGCCGGACGGTTCGATGGTCATCGCCGGCCGCGCCGCCCCGCAGTCCGCCATCGAGGTCGTCGTCGGCTCCAGTGTCATCGCCCGGACGACCGCCAATGCCGATCAGGACTTCGTCGTCGTGCTCGACGAGCCGCTGAAGCCCGGCAACTACCAGATCGTCCTGCGGGCGACCTCGCCCGACAACGTCGTCGCGACCTCTCTGGAGACGGCTCTCGTCTCGGTGCCTGATTCGCCCTCTGGCGAGGTTCTGGCGCTGGTCGAGGAGCCCGGCAAGGCGAGCCGGCTGATCACCGTACCCGAAGGCGGCACGCCGCCCGCCGACCTCGCCGGTACGCCCGCGCCGGCAGCCGCCGATGCGCCGAACGCCGCGCCCGCTGCCGAACCTGCCGCACCCGAAACCGAAGTCGCCGCCGCACCGGCGCCAGCGGACCAGACCGTCGCCGCCGCGGCGGCCCCGGCTGCCGATGCTCCGGCCTCCGAAGCTGCACCCGCCGGCGCGGTGACCGCCGAGGCAAAGCCGGCCGCGGAGGCCGGTGCGCCGGCCGCGACGGCAGCCGCCGAAGCCCCCGCCGTCGCGGCCGCGCCCGAGGCCGCGCCGACAGCCGCCGCCGCTTCTCCCGCCGATGGCCAGGCCGCACCCGCGGGCGAGGCCGTCGCGGAAGCCGCCGCCCCGGAGGCGCCCGCCGCTGGCGCCGCCCCGGTTGCCTCCGCTGGCAGCGATGCGCCGTCCGCCGCCGGTACGGCACCTGCGACCGCTGCGGCGTCGGCAGAGCCCGCCGCTGCTGGCGAGGCGCAGGTCGCCATGGTCGATCCGGCGGCGCCGGCCGAGCCGGCCGAGCCGGCCGCACCGGCCCCGACCGGCGCCGAACAGCCCGCCGTCCGCGTCGAGGCGGTCGAGATCGAGGGCCGCACCGTCTTCGTGGCGGGCATGGCCTCGCCCGGCCTGACCGTGCGGGTCTACGCCAATGCCATCCTGCTCGGCGAGGCGGTGGCCTCCGAAGCCGGCCGTTTCCTCATCGAGACCGAGCGCGACCTGCCCGTGGGCGACTACATCGTCCGCGCCGACCTGATCGCCGACGGCGGCCGCAAGGTCGTCGCCCGCGCCGCGGTGCCGTTCCAGCGCGAAGCCGGCGAATCCATCGCCGCCGTCGCCGCACCGCCCCCCGCCGTCGGGCAGGCCACCGTCGCCGAACCGGCCGCGCCGCCTGCCGATACCGCCGCTCAGCCCGCCGCGCCTGCCGCGCAGCCCGCGGATGGAACCGCCCCGCAGGTCGCCGCGGCCGATCCGGCCCAGCCGACCGCCGAGAAGCCCGCCGACACGGCCGCCGCCGCGCCGCAGCCCGCGGCACCCGCGGCCGACGCCGCCGCGCCGCAGCCCGCGGCACCCGCGGCACCCGCGGCCGACGCCGCCGCGCAGCCGGCCGCACCGGCTGCCGAGCCCGCCGCGCCTGCCGCGCAGCCCGCGGATGGAACCGTCCCCCAGGTCGCCGCGGCCGATCCGGCCCAGCCGACCGCCGAGAAGCCCGCCGCCGAGATGGCCGCCGCGCAGCCGGCCGCACCGGCTGCCGAGCCCGCCGCGCCTGCCGCGCAGCCCGCGGATGGAACCGCCCCGCAGGTCGCCGCTGCCGATCCGGCCCAGCCGACCGCCGAGAAGCCCTCGCCCGGGATCGCCGCCGCCGAGTCCCAGCCCGCGGCGCAGCCGGCTACACCTGCCGCCGAGGCAGCCGCAGAGCCTGCGACGTCTGCCGCAGAGCCCGCCGCGACCGGCACCGAGCCTGCCGCGCCCGCCGCCCCGCAGATGGCCGCTGCCGATCCCGCCCGGCCGACGGCCGAGAAGCCCGCTGAAATGGCCGCCGCCGCGCAGCCCGCGGCACCTGCCGCCGAGGCCGCCGCAGAGCCTGCCGCGACCGCCGCAGAGCCCGCCGCCACCGGCACCGAGCCTGCGACGCCCGCCGCTCCGCAGGTCGCCGCCGCCGATCCCCAGCCGACCGCCGAGAAGCCCGCCGCCGACGTCGCCGCCGCGACCGAGCCCGCGTCCGACGGCGTCGTCACCGTCATGGCGGCTCCGCTGCAGTCGGTCGACGGGTCCGTCATCATCCGGCGCGGCGACACGCTGTGGCGGATCTCGCGGCGCGTCTATGGCCGCGGGGTGCGCTATTCCACCATCTACCTCGCCAACCAGGAGCAGATCGAGGATCCGGACCGCATCTGGCCCGGCCAGGTCTTCCGCGTGCCCGACAAGACCACCGAGGGCGAGGCGGCCGATCTCGAGGCCATGGGCGCCCAGGTCGTCACGCCCGCGCCGGCCACGGCCGCGCAATAA
- a CDS encoding ArsR/SmtB family transcription factor encodes MISTLAFSAPPDTPDDRLAAALAALGHPARLAILRHLAQHEACCCREVVERIDLAQSTVSQHLKVLVSAGLVLYEPQNRRSRYTVNRPALDRLAGEVGTLLGACCAGRQKD; translated from the coding sequence ATGATTTCGACGCTGGCCTTCTCCGCTCCGCCCGACACGCCTGACGACCGTCTCGCGGCCGCGCTGGCCGCGCTCGGCCACCCCGCCCGGCTGGCGATCCTGCGCCATCTGGCTCAGCACGAGGCCTGCTGCTGCCGCGAGGTGGTGGAACGCATCGACCTTGCCCAGTCCACCGTGTCGCAGCATCTCAAGGTGCTGGTATCGGCCGGGCTGGTGCTCTACGAGCCGCAGAACCGCCGCTCGCGCTACACCGTCAACCGCCCCGCTCTCGACAGGCTCGCGGGGGAGGTCGGCACCCTGCTCGGCGCCTGCTGCGCCGGCCGGCAGAAAGACTGA
- a CDS encoding ABCB family ABC transporter ATP-binding protein/permease: MADKTVSADSGSLFSTLANLWPYMWPADRADLKLRVVLATAFLVVAKLVLVGVPYFFKWATDALSGEGGAPAWIPAVLAGPLMLVVAYNVVRVVQLGFNQLRDALFARVGQHAVRQLAYRTFVHLHALSLRFHLERRTGGLSRVIERGVKGIETIVRFTILNTLPTVIEFALVAVIFAVAYGWIYVAVIAVTVWLYTWFTVKASDWRISIRREMNDSDTDANTKAVDSLLNFETVKYFNNEEMEARRFDRSMERYEEAATKTWTSLGWLNFGQGVIFGVGMAIVMALSAWEVTRGTQTIGDFVFVNAMLMQLSVPLNFIGFIYREIRQGLTDIENMFDLLDVDQEVKDRPGAAALVVKDGAVRFDDVHFAYDPARPILKGITFEVPAGRTVAIVGPSGAGKSTLSRLLFRFYDIQSGAITIDGQDVRDVTQESLRGAIGMVPQDTVLFNDTIFYNIRYGRFSASEDEIRKAAELAQIGAFIEALPDGYRSMVGERGLKLSGGEKQRVAIARTILKAPPILILDEATSALDTHTEQEIQAALDLVSRGRTTLVIAHRLSTVISADEIIVLKDGRIAEKGTHRALLDARGLYADMWDRQREATEAEERLRIARETDELGVLIRRRTPEVGA; encoded by the coding sequence GTGGCCGACAAGACCGTATCCGCCGACTCCGGCTCGCTGTTTTCCACGCTTGCCAATCTATGGCCCTACATGTGGCCCGCCGACCGCGCCGACCTGAAGCTGCGCGTCGTCTTGGCGACCGCCTTCCTGGTCGTCGCCAAACTCGTGCTGGTCGGCGTGCCCTACTTCTTCAAATGGGCCACCGACGCGCTCTCCGGCGAGGGCGGTGCGCCGGCCTGGATACCGGCCGTGCTCGCCGGCCCCCTGATGCTCGTCGTCGCCTACAACGTCGTGCGCGTCGTCCAGCTCGGCTTCAACCAGCTGCGCGACGCGCTGTTCGCCCGCGTCGGCCAGCACGCCGTGCGCCAGCTCGCCTACCGCACCTTCGTGCACCTGCACGCGTTGTCGCTGCGCTTCCATCTCGAGCGCCGCACCGGCGGCCTGTCGCGCGTCATCGAGCGCGGCGTCAAGGGCATCGAGACCATCGTCCGCTTCACCATCCTGAACACGCTGCCCACGGTCATCGAGTTCGCGCTGGTGGCCGTCATCTTCGCGGTCGCCTATGGCTGGATCTACGTCGCCGTCATCGCCGTCACCGTCTGGCTCTACACCTGGTTCACCGTCAAGGCGAGCGACTGGCGCATCTCCATCCGGCGCGAGATGAACGATAGCGACACCGACGCCAACACCAAGGCCGTCGATTCGCTCCTCAACTTCGAGACGGTGAAGTACTTCAACAACGAGGAGATGGAGGCCCGCCGCTTCGACCGCTCGATGGAGCGCTACGAGGAGGCCGCCACCAAGACCTGGACCTCGCTCGGCTGGCTGAACTTCGGCCAGGGCGTCATCTTCGGCGTCGGCATGGCCATCGTCATGGCGCTCTCGGCGTGGGAGGTCACGCGCGGCACCCAGACCATCGGCGACTTCGTCTTCGTCAACGCCATGCTGATGCAGCTTTCCGTGCCGCTCAACTTCATCGGCTTCATCTACCGCGAGATCCGCCAGGGTCTCACCGACATCGAGAACATGTTCGACCTGCTCGACGTCGACCAGGAGGTGAAGGACAGGCCGGGCGCCGCCGCGCTGGTGGTGAAGGACGGCGCGGTGCGCTTCGACGACGTCCACTTCGCCTACGATCCGGCGCGGCCCATCCTCAAGGGCATCACCTTCGAGGTGCCGGCCGGCAGGACGGTCGCCATCGTCGGCCCGTCGGGTGCCGGCAAGTCCACCCTGTCGCGCCTGCTCTTCCGCTTCTACGACATCCAGTCGGGCGCCATCACCATCGACGGCCAGGACGTGCGCGACGTCACGCAGGAGAGCCTGCGCGGCGCCATCGGCATGGTGCCGCAGGACACGGTGCTGTTCAACGACACCATCTTCTACAACATCCGCTACGGCCGCTTCTCCGCCTCCGAGGACGAGATCCGCAAGGCCGCCGAACTCGCCCAGATCGGCGCCTTCATCGAGGCCCTGCCGGACGGCTACCGCTCCATGGTCGGCGAGCGCGGGCTGAAGCTCTCCGGCGGCGAGAAGCAGCGCGTGGCCATCGCCCGCACCATCCTCAAGGCGCCGCCCATCCTCATCCTCGACGAGGCGACGTCGGCGCTCGACACCCACACCGAGCAGGAGATCCAGGCCGCGCTCGATCTGGTCAGCCGCGGCCGCACCACGCTGGTCATCGCCCACCGCCTCTCCACCGTCATCTCCGCCGACGAGATCATCGTCCTGAAGGACGGCCGCATCGCCGAAAAGGGCACCCACCGCGCCCTGCTCGACGCCAGGGGCCTCTACGCCGACATGTGGGACCGCCAGCGCGAGGCTACCGAAGCCGAGGAACGTCTGCGCATCGCCCGCGAGACCGACGAACTGGGCGTCCTCATCCGCCGCCGTACCCCGGAGGTCGGGGCATAG
- a CDS encoding IS110 family transposase — MAFLHHPPACCLGVDVAKDSLTVSNGRQAAATIDNSRSAIRAMLKKARPDLVVCEPTGGYELLLLEECLKAGIACHRADTLKLKSFIRSFGTLGKSDAIDAAQMAAYARERWAKLSLWQAQDADERQLQVLVRRRADLVAFRVAERNRSRAPGAKALAASFKAMLAAIEQQIDKLDAAIAALVARSQSLRQRIAVCTAMNGIGLTCAATLIAQMPELGSLQRRQAAALAGTAPHPNESGTATGRRRQRGGRPQIRTALFMPALRAAAGRGEFASFYKRLVDNGKRPIVAIAAVMRKIIVTLNARLRDAQSAQS, encoded by the coding sequence ATGGCCTTTCTGCACCACCCGCCCGCCTGCTGCCTCGGCGTCGATGTCGCCAAGGACAGTCTCACCGTCAGCAACGGCCGCCAGGCCGCCGCGACCATCGACAACAGCCGATCCGCCATTCGCGCCATGCTCAAGAAAGCCCGGCCCGACCTCGTCGTCTGCGAGCCTACCGGCGGCTACGAACTGCTGCTTCTGGAGGAATGCCTCAAGGCCGGAATCGCCTGCCACCGTGCCGACACCCTGAAGCTCAAGAGCTTCATCCGCTCCTTTGGCACGCTCGGCAAGAGCGATGCCATCGACGCCGCCCAAATGGCCGCCTATGCGCGCGAGCGCTGGGCCAAGCTGTCTTTGTGGCAGGCGCAAGACGCCGACGAGAGGCAGTTGCAGGTCCTGGTGCGGCGTAGGGCCGACCTCGTCGCCTTCAGGGTCGCCGAGCGCAACCGCTCCAGGGCGCCCGGCGCCAAGGCACTCGCAGCCTCCTTCAAGGCCATGCTGGCCGCCATCGAGCAACAGATCGACAAGCTCGACGCGGCGATCGCCGCCCTCGTCGCACGCAGCCAGAGCCTGCGCCAACGCATCGCCGTGTGCACCGCCATGAACGGCATCGGCCTCACATGCGCCGCAACCCTCATCGCCCAGATGCCCGAACTCGGCTCCCTCCAGCGCAGGCAGGCCGCCGCCCTGGCCGGGACAGCTCCCCACCCCAACGAGAGCGGAACCGCAACCGGCCGGCGGCGGCAACGCGGCGGCAGGCCGCAGATCAGAACAGCCCTGTTCATGCCGGCACTGCGCGCAGCCGCCGGCAGAGGCGAGTTCGCATCCTTCTACAAACGCCTCGTCGACAACGGAAAACGCCCCATCGTCGCAATCGCCGCAGTCATGCGAAAGATCATCGTCACCCTCAATGCAAGGCTCAGAGACGCACAATCGGCTCAGAGTTGA
- a CDS encoding phosphatidylserine decarboxylase — protein MSIQDSIRNAFVPVHREGWPFIAAFAGASIILGVFSTSLFWIGAILTLWCAYFFRDPERVTPVDDRLVISPADGIVSAVGPAVPPRELGLGDTEMLRISVFMNVFSCHVNRAPVRGRISRIEHRAGKFLNAELDKASQENERNGLVIDSPNGPVATVQIAGLVARRILCFVEEATNISVGDRIGLIRFGSRVDVFLPAGAVAKVFHGQTAVAGETVLAEFGGIATPLMRVT, from the coding sequence ATGAGCATCCAGGATTCCATCAGGAACGCCTTCGTCCCCGTCCACCGCGAGGGCTGGCCCTTCATCGCCGCCTTCGCCGGGGCGTCGATCATCCTGGGCGTCTTCTCCACCAGCCTGTTCTGGATCGGCGCCATCCTGACCCTGTGGTGCGCCTATTTCTTCCGCGATCCCGAGCGGGTCACGCCGGTCGACGACCGGCTGGTGATCAGCCCGGCCGACGGCATCGTCTCGGCCGTCGGGCCGGCCGTGCCGCCGCGCGAACTCGGGCTCGGCGATACCGAGATGCTGCGCATCTCCGTGTTCATGAACGTCTTCTCCTGCCACGTGAACCGCGCGCCGGTGCGCGGCCGCATCAGCCGCATCGAGCACCGGGCCGGAAAATTCCTCAACGCCGAACTCGACAAGGCGAGCCAGGAGAACGAGCGCAACGGTCTCGTCATCGACAGCCCGAACGGTCCCGTCGCCACCGTCCAGATCGCCGGCCTGGTCGCGCGGCGCATCCTGTGCTTCGTCGAGGAGGCGACCAACATTTCGGTGGGCGACCGCATCGGCCTGATCCGCTTCGGCTCGCGCGTCGACGTGTTCCTGCCGGCGGGTGCGGTGGCCAAGGTGTTCCACGGCCAGACGGCGGTGGCGGGCGAGACGGTGCTGGCCGAGTTCGGCGGTATCGCCACGCCGCTGATGCGGGTGACCTGA